The following are encoded in a window of Psilocybe cubensis strain MGC-MH-2018 chromosome 4, whole genome shotgun sequence genomic DNA:
- a CDS encoding Ubiquitin carboxyl-terminal hydrolase 36 yields MLVSTLPPPIFSTQHGQDDYRPSKDMDAFNNLLPPPIEFVEGSSSGTLAVAEGKYEPINASPKPAKAEPADISKKIPSTPAKATPAPPRSTGVKTTSMYPAAIDTSWPMSCSLGSGLYNSGNTCFLNSALQCLLHTPPLLRLLILHKKEDCRLSSSFCMACSLRLVATKAHVGNRSAFSPFPITNNLQHIAKHLRKGRQEDSHEFLRYAIDALQRSCLAGLPPKIDPKLAETTWVHKIFGGRLRSRVTCRSCGYNSDTFDRILDLSLDIFRCDSLKDALRKFIAIDYLKGSDKYKCEKCQKHVNAEKNFTIHEAPLVLTVHLKRFSPLGKKISHPLSYDQELSLQPYMSDGQFGPTYSLYGVICHAGGGPNSGHYYAFVKSREGRWAEMNDESVSSTSLPTDKRNAYMLFYIQNRGQGLEAAVKAPLANKMLSSSASMKNGLTNGVKKVERTSSSDEDQGVKISAPFIGPLLPSAEISVNVANLTPNPPTDPQAANLKSRIQAAAKAKASSALESLGNYDSEESDNDKESSASWKTQDKMDVDVKGKENDSGQGSTNPDLSAMPPTVESAKAIPASKFYSNTPSNAKKRKMSDSTSENFRVPSSPLQARTKGYHSKSVNPFSHAYNAKRRRRSGI; encoded by the exons ATGCTCGTGTCGACGCTTCCACCCCCGATATTTTCAACGCAACATGGCCAGGATGATTATCGACCTTCAAAAGACATGGATGCCTTCAATAACCTCCTCCCCCCACCCATAGAGTTTGTTGAAGGCTCTTCGTCGGGCACTCTGGCTGTTGCAGAGGGTAAGTATGAGCCCATAAATGCCAGTCCTAAACCAGCCAAAGCAGAG CCTGCTGATATTTCCAAGAAAATCCCTTCAACTCCTGCAAAAGCCACTCCAGCGCCACCGCGCTCAACAGGCGTCAAAACCACATCTATGTATCCTGCTGCGATAGATACATCATGGCCAATGTCCTGCAGCTTAGGATCCGGTCTGTACAACAGCGGGAATACCTGCTTTCTCAACAGTGCTCTCCAATGCCTTTTACACACGCCCCCACTCCTGAGGCTCTTGATATTGCATAAGAAGGAGGATT GTCGGCTCAGTTCTTCGTTCTGTATGGCATGCTCTCTACGCTTGGTTGCCACCAAAGCACATGTAGGCAATCGAAGCGCATTCAGCCCCTTCCCTATCACCAATAACCTACAGC ATATTGCGAAACACCTGCGCAAGGGGAGACAAGAAGACTCTCACGAGTTCCTGCGATACGCTATTGATGCTCTTCAAAGATCCTGTCTTGCGGGTCTGCCTCC GAAAATCGATCCCAAGCTGGCAGAAACAACATGGGTTCACAAAATTTTTGGCGGCCGGTTGCGCTCAAGAGTAACATGCCGGTCCTGTGGTTACAATAGCGACACATTTGACCGTATTCTTGATTTGAGTCTGGACATTTTCCGGTGCGATTCACTGAAGGACGCCTTGCGCAAATTTATTGCTATTGATTACCTGAAGGGCTCTGATAAATATAAATGCGAGAA GTGTCAGAAGCATGTCAACGCCGAGAAAAATTTCACGATTCATGAGGCTCCCCTAGTTCTCACCGTCCATCTCAAACGATTTTCACCTCTCGGGAAGAAAATCAGCCACCCTCTTTCGTATGATCAGGAACTTTCACTGCAACCGTACATGAGCGACGGTCAATTCGGTCCTACATATTCTCTTTATGGCGTAATTTGCCATGCTGGCGGTGGTCCCAATTCTGGTCATTATTACGCTTTCGTTAAAAGTAGAGAGGGGCGATGGGCAGAAATGAACGATGAAAGTGTTTCATCAACAAGTCTTCCAACAGATAAAAGAAATGCATATATGCTTTTCTACATCCAAAACCGAGGTCAAGGACTCGAAGCCGCGGTCAAGGCGCCCTTGGCAAACAAGATGCTATCGTCGTCGGCTTCTATGAAAAATGGTCTCACCAATGGCGTGAAGAAAGTAGAAAGAACAAGTAGTTCCGATGAAGACCAAGGCGTTAAAATCTCAGCACCATTCATTGGCCCCTTGTTACCTTCTGCCGAAATTTCTGTAAATGTGGCCAACTTGACCCCAAACCCACCTACCGACCCTCAGGCCGCGAATCTAAAATCCAGGATTCAGGCTGCAGCCAAAGCTAAGGCTAGTTCAGCTTTAGAAAGCCTTGGCAATTATGATTCTGAAGAATCTGATAATGACAAGGAATCATCAGCGTCTTGGAAAACCCAGGATAAGATGGATGTCGATGTCAAGGGCAAAGAAAATGATAGCGGTCAAGGAAGTACCAACCCAGATTTGTCGGCAATGCCTCCAACTGTCGAATCTGCCAAGGCCATTCCTGCATCCAAATTTTACAGCAACACACCATCTAATGCCAAAAAGCGCAAAATGAGTGACTCCACGTCAGAAAATTTTAGAGTGCCGAGTTCGCCTCTACAGGCGCGGACTAAAGGATACCATTCGAAGTCAGTAAACCCGTTTAGTCATGCTTACAACGCGAAACGAAGAAGACGGTCGGGTATTTAG